A DNA window from Arachis duranensis cultivar V14167 chromosome 3, aradu.V14167.gnm2.J7QH, whole genome shotgun sequence contains the following coding sequences:
- the LOC107480795 gene encoding probable hexosyltransferase MUCI70: MSLGLRSSGSYGSLLENGVSPIQAASARKASKMVKEKDKERLFLWICKFAGRKKVGMLFLCAISAAVFIWVLYVGKGDDSPEGNAVQGINVNESMSIDDSSPLISTAASALGLTTNLALPPPPPSYFLGYSLPEGHPCNSFTLPPPPSDPKRTGPRPCPVCYLPVEEAIELMPKSPSPSPVLKNLTYIYEENISRFGEFGGSDFGGYPTLKQRNESFDIQESMSVHCGFVRGTKPGRNTGFDIDEADILEMEKCNGVVVASAIFGNFDEINEPADISTYSKETVCFLMFVDEETEKYLKSSGKLGSSKMIGLWRIIVAHNLPYTDARRTGKIPKLLLHRLVPNARYSIWVDGKLKLVVDPYKILERFLWRKNATFAISKHYRRFDVFVEAEANKAAKKYDNASIDFQIEFYKREGLTPYTEAKLPLTSDVPEGCVVIREHVPISNLFTCLWFNEVDRFTSRDQISFSTVRDKILSKVDFHFNMFLDCERRNFVIQKYHRDILLRLAPPAGHVQPPPPPAPILEVVSEKVGSPPSRRGPGRRGRDRKTGNRRHRKVVAGSKDMDTTS, encoded by the exons ATGTCATTAGGTCTTCGTTCTTCTGGGAGTTATGGGTCTCTGCTTGAAAACGGAGTGTCACCAATTCAAGCAGCATCGGCACGCAAGGCTTCCAAGATGGTGAAGGAGAAAGATAAGGAGAGACTCTTCCTTTGGATCTGCAAGTTTGCTGGTCGCAAAAAGGTTGGAATGCTTTTCCTCTGCGCCATCTCCGCTGCCGTCTTCATCTGGGTTCTCTATGTTGGAAAAG GTGATGATTCTCCGGAAGGAAATGCCGTGCAGGGCATTAATGTTAATGAAAGCATGTCTATAGATGATTCCTCGCCTCTGATCTCTACTGCGGCAAGTGCCCTGGGCTTGACTACCAATCTGGCATTACCGCCTCCTCCCCCTAGTTATTTTTTGGGGTATAGTCTTCCAGAGGGGCATCCATGTAATAGCTTCACTCTTCCTCCCCCACCATCTGACCCAAAGCGTACCGGGCCACGGC CATGCCCGGTATGTTACCTTCCTGTGGAAGAAGCTATTGAGCTGATGCCGAAGTCACCATCACCTTCACCAGTTCTTAAGAATTTAACTTATATCTATGAGGAAAATATAAGTAGATTTGGAGAATTTGGTGGTTCAGACTTTGGTGGATATCCTACTTTGAAGCAAAGGAATGAGTCTTTTGATATACAAGAATCAATGAGTGTGCATTGTGG ATTTGTAAGAGGAACTAAACCTGGCCGCAACACAGGATTTGACATTGATGAAGCTGACATTCTTGAAATGGAGAAGTGTAATGGAGTAGTTGTTGCATCTGCTATATTTG GAAATTTTGACGAGATAAATGAGCCAGCAGATATAAGTACATATTCAAAGGAGACAGTGTGCTTCCTTATGTTTGTAGATgaagaaacagaaaaatatCTAAAGAGTTCAGGCAAGCTGGGAAGCAGCAAGATGATTGGCTTATGGAGAATTATCGTTGCTCATAATCTTCCTTACACAGATGCACGGCGGACGGGAAAG ATTCCGAAGCTTCTGTTGCATAGATTGGTTCCAAATGCTCGCTATTCTATATGGGTTGATGGGAAGCTTAAGCTTGTTGTTGATCCATATAAAATTCTTGAAAG GTTTTTGTGGAGGAAGAATGCAACTTTTGCAATATCAAAGCATTATAGGCGctttgatgtatttgttgaggCCGAGGCAAACAAAGCTGCCAAAAAGTATGACAATGCCTCTATCGACTTTCAGATTGAGTTTTACAAGCGAGAGGGATTGACCCCATATACAGAGGCCAAGCTTCCTCTTACAAGTG ATGTTCCTGAAGGATGTGTTGTAATACGAGAGCATGTGCCGATTAGCAACCTTTTCACTTGTCTTTGGTTCAATGAAGTTGACAGATTTACTTCCAGGGACCAGATTAGTTTCTCAACCGTCAGGGATAAAATTTTGTCGAAGGTGGATTTTCATTTTAACATGTTCTTGGACTGTGAAAGACGCAACTTTGTGATTCAG AAATACCACAGGGATATATTGCTGCGGCTGGCTCCACCAGCAGGTCATGTTCAACCACCCCCTCCGCCAGCTCCAATTCTCGAGGTGGTCAGCGAAAAGGTTGGAAGTCCACCCAGCAGGAGAGGGCCGGGAAGGCGTGGAAGAGATAGGAAAACTGGTAATAGGCGCCACCGCAAAGTTGTTGCTGGAAGTAAAGACATGGACACAACAAGTTAA